A single genomic interval of Streptococcus suis harbors:
- the upp gene encoding uracil phosphoribosyltransferase, protein MGKFQVISHPLIQHKLSILRRTSTSTKDFRELVNEIAMLMGYEVLRDLPLEDVEIETPITKTVQKQIAGKKLAIVPILRAGVGMVDGLLSLVPAAKVGHIGMYRDEETLQPVEYLVKLPEDIDQRHIFVVDPMLATGGSAILAVDSLKKRGASNIKFVALVSAPEGVKALQEAHPDIDIYTAALDEKLNEKGYIVPGLGDAGDRLFGTK, encoded by the coding sequence ATGGGTAAATTCCAAGTCATTTCACACCCACTCATTCAGCATAAGTTGTCTATCCTTCGTCGTACATCTACTTCAACAAAGGATTTTCGTGAGTTGGTTAATGAAATCGCGATGCTGATGGGTTACGAAGTTTTGCGTGACTTGCCACTTGAAGATGTGGAGATTGAAACGCCAATCACTAAAACAGTTCAGAAACAAATTGCAGGTAAAAAATTAGCTATCGTACCAATTCTTCGTGCAGGTGTTGGTATGGTTGATGGTTTGCTAAGCTTGGTACCAGCAGCTAAAGTTGGTCACATCGGTATGTACCGCGATGAAGAAACCCTTCAACCCGTTGAGTATCTTGTGAAATTACCAGAAGATATCGACCAACGCCATATTTTTGTAGTAGACCCAATGCTTGCCACAGGTGGTTCAGCAATCTTGGCTGTTGATTCCTTGAAAAAACGTGGCGCTTCAAATATCAAATTTGTTGCCCTAGTTTCAGCTCCAGAAGGAGTCAAAGCTCTTCAAGAAGCTCATCCAGATATTGATATCTACACGGCAGCTTTGGATGAAAAACTCAATGAAAAAGGCTACATTGTTCCAGGTCTCGGTGATGCTGGGGATCGTTTGTTCGGTACAAAATAA